From one Candidatus Zixiibacteriota bacterium genomic stretch:
- the nth gene encoding endonuclease III produces the protein MIPADKIIHALKKAYPDAACSLNFKTPHQLLVATILSAQCTDERVNAVTPALFEKYKSPTAFAQADIKELENDIRSTGFFRNKAKAIRESSRIIVGQFNSRMPRRMEDLVKLPGVGRKTASVILGTAFGKAEGIVVDTHVARLSKRLGFTSENDPVKIENDLIQMIPKKEWIIFSHLMIFHGRSICKARRPECRRCVIANYCPSAKLFL, from the coding sequence ATGATTCCCGCTGATAAGATAATCCACGCCCTAAAGAAAGCTTATCCCGATGCCGCCTGCTCGCTGAATTTTAAGACACCGCATCAACTATTAGTGGCGACGATTCTTTCGGCGCAGTGCACCGATGAACGGGTGAATGCGGTCACGCCGGCCCTGTTCGAGAAATACAAATCCCCGACCGCCTTTGCGCAGGCGGATATAAAAGAACTGGAGAACGATATTCGCTCCACCGGTTTTTTCCGCAATAAGGCAAAGGCGATCAGGGAATCATCGAGAATTATTGTCGGGCAGTTTAACAGCCGGATGCCGCGACGGATGGAGGACCTGGTCAAATTGCCGGGGGTGGGAAGAAAGACCGCCTCGGTCATTCTGGGAACTGCTTTCGGCAAAGCTGAGGGGATTGTGGTGGACACACATGTGGCGCGTCTTTCGAAGAGACTGGGATTCACATCCGAAAATGATCCAGTCAAAATCGAAAATGATTTGATACAAATGATTCCAAAAAAAGAGTGGATTATTTTCTCGCATTTGATGATATTTCATGGACGTTCTATCTGCAAGGCGCGGCGGCCCGAATGCCGCCGATGCGTGATAGCAAATTACTGCCCCTCGGCGAAACTCTTTTTATAG
- a CDS encoding spore germination protein GerW family protein: MPNNVSEILQNIVGELRQMARSQSVVGEPITLGNKIIVPLVKISVGFGAGGAQSEKQPEGTNFGGGGGGGAKIEPAAFIIIDGDKVSLMAAKPGKYDSLIEAVPALVGKLIDMRSSAKEKKEEESTGENK; encoded by the coding sequence ATGCCTAATAATGTTTCGGAGATTCTCCAGAATATTGTGGGAGAGCTGCGGCAGATGGCCCGTTCGCAGTCGGTGGTGGGCGAGCCGATTACGCTCGGCAATAAGATCATTGTTCCGCTGGTTAAGATTTCGGTCGGTTTTGGGGCGGGGGGCGCGCAGAGCGAAAAGCAGCCGGAAGGGACCAATTTCGGCGGCGGCGGTGGCGGCGGCGCCAAAATTGAGCCGGCGGCTTTTATTATTATTGATGGCGATAAGGTCTCGCTCATGGCGGCCAAGCCGGGGAAATATGATTCCCTGATCGAGGCGGTGCCGGCGCTGGTCGGCAAGCTGATCGATATGCGCTCTTCCGCCAAGGAGAAAAAGGAAGAGGAATCCACCGGCGAGAATAAGTAA
- a CDS encoding ATP-binding protein, with protein sequence MNFRFNSPNDPNPARLIESLRCLGYENYGAIADLIDNAIDAEAQRIVLRIYKENGAIRIIIADDGTGMDRDILDQALRLGSLTSKNPVSDLGKFGMGLVTASLSLARKTTLITKKNDVYLTSVADIDHVINSNKFEKYLENSAEKEIRLFETLLADAESGTVVILDNCDGLSNQNTTVFASTLRKRIGQIHRYFLRSHLSVTINDEQAKILDPLELDDPHTEVFSDDVYPVTIKTDDTERTENVKVRIVLIPDKPSAGEREIALGIKNQGFYILRNQREIQAAETLDAFTKHNDFNRMRGEIFLTGDLDKFVGIDFTKRSIVLDQSFKDQLLKHLKAQCTTIKSRESSKSRTKESEEIDELHKSAQRTIDQKAKLLVTPKTNIERRSGASSTSVSKPETKEKTTRANFRLTQPASVQRSKFVYANLGANGQIFECELQGRTIIITWNLQHPFYQRFILDQRSDGRLVTAVDYLIYSMAAAELTMTSDENIDQLNTLKAIISSNMRTLLT encoded by the coding sequence ATGAATTTCAGGTTTAATTCACCAAACGATCCTAATCCTGCTAGACTGATAGAGTCCTTAAGGTGCTTAGGATATGAGAATTACGGGGCTATTGCAGATCTCATCGACAATGCAATTGATGCGGAGGCGCAGAGAATAGTCTTGAGGATCTATAAAGAGAATGGTGCAATACGTATTATAATAGCCGATGATGGTACCGGCATGGATCGTGATATCCTAGATCAGGCCTTGCGGCTTGGTTCACTCACTTCAAAAAACCCTGTCTCAGATCTTGGAAAATTCGGCATGGGATTGGTGACTGCTAGTCTATCACTGGCTCGAAAAACCACATTGATCACCAAGAAAAATGATGTGTATCTCACGAGTGTGGCCGACATTGATCACGTTATTAATTCAAATAAATTTGAGAAATATTTGGAGAATTCTGCAGAAAAGGAGATCAGATTATTTGAAACTTTGCTAGCAGACGCTGAATCTGGAACGGTTGTTATTCTTGACAATTGTGATGGCTTATCTAATCAAAATACTACTGTCTTCGCCAGTACTCTGCGGAAGCGCATAGGACAAATACATAGATACTTTCTGCGATCTCACCTGAGCGTGACTATTAATGACGAGCAGGCGAAGATTTTGGATCCACTGGAACTAGATGATCCGCATACGGAAGTATTCAGCGATGATGTATATCCAGTGACCATAAAGACTGATGATACTGAACGCACTGAAAATGTAAAAGTGCGGATCGTTCTAATACCTGACAAACCCTCAGCAGGTGAGCGCGAGATTGCGCTTGGCATCAAGAACCAAGGATTCTACATCTTGCGAAATCAGAGAGAGATCCAGGCGGCCGAGACCCTTGACGCATTCACTAAGCATAATGACTTTAATAGAATGCGGGGCGAGATTTTCCTGACCGGCGATCTCGATAAGTTTGTCGGAATCGACTTCACAAAGCGATCAATTGTTCTGGATCAATCCTTCAAGGACCAGCTTCTGAAGCATCTGAAAGCCCAGTGTACTACAATAAAGTCCAGAGAAAGCTCGAAGAGCCGAACAAAGGAGAGTGAAGAAATTGATGAACTACATAAATCGGCTCAAAGGACGATTGACCAGAAAGCAAAGCTTTTGGTTACGCCCAAGACCAATATTGAGAGAAGATCTGGTGCCAGTAGTACTTCTGTATCCAAACCCGAAACAAAAGAAAAAACGACTCGGGCGAACTTTCGGCTCACCCAACCAGCTTCAGTCCAAAGATCCAAATTCGTATATGCGAACCTCGGTGCAAATGGCCAGATCTTTGAATGTGAATTACAGGGTAGGACGATAATCATAACCTGGAATCTCCAACATCCTTTCTATCAAAGATTCATTTTGGATCAAAGATCTGATGGGAGACTTGTGACTGCCGTTGACTATCTTATCTATTCAATGGCGGCAGCGGAGTTGACAATGACAAGCGATGAAAACATTGACCAGCTCAATACATTGAAGGCTATTATATCGTCAAATATGAGAACTCTGCTTACTTAG